In Arthrobacter citreus, a single genomic region encodes these proteins:
- a CDS encoding amino acid permease — MKNTVNTITVIDPQDQIPSIPQELKRGLKSRHITMISLGGTIGTGLFLASGGAIHNAGPGGVLVAYAAIGIMVYFLMTSLAEMATYMPVAGSFSTYATKFVDPALGFALGWNYWYNWAITIAAELAAVTMIMKFWLPHTSSLLWSSLFLAIIFLLNYLSVKGFGESEYWFSLIKIVTVIIFLVAGFLMIFGIIGGQAVGFKNFTAGDAPFHGGFMATLGIFMAAGFSFQGTELLGVAAGESEDPKRNIPRAARQIFWRILLFYVLSVFVIGLLIPYTNHNLASGDVAVSPFTLVFDKAGIAFAASVMNAVILTAVLSAGNSGMYASTRMLWDMARQGKAPKAFSKLNKRGVPVNALLITAAVGTLAFLASLYGDGVVYVWLLNASGMSGFIAWLGIAICHYRFRKAFVAQGKDLNVLPYRAKWFPFGPLFAFVLCGIVILGQNYSAFMGKTIDWNGVLVSYIGLPFFLVLWLGYKLIKRTKIVHLTECDLEN; from the coding sequence ATGAAAAATACGGTAAATACAATAACAGTCATTGATCCTCAGGATCAAATTCCTTCTATACCCCAAGAATTAAAGCGTGGTTTAAAATCTCGTCATATTACAATGATTTCACTAGGAGGAACAATTGGAACAGGTCTGTTTTTAGCGAGTGGAGGTGCGATCCATAACGCAGGACCTGGTGGGGTTCTTGTTGCTTATGCTGCGATTGGAATTATGGTGTACTTTTTAATGACAAGCCTTGCAGAAATGGCTACATATATGCCGGTTGCAGGTTCATTTAGTACATACGCAACTAAATTCGTCGATCCTGCTCTTGGTTTTGCACTCGGATGGAATTACTGGTATAACTGGGCAATTACAATCGCTGCTGAGCTAGCTGCCGTAACGATGATTATGAAATTTTGGCTACCACATACGTCGTCACTGCTATGGAGTTCATTGTTTTTAGCGATTATTTTTCTTCTAAACTATTTATCTGTCAAAGGCTTTGGGGAATCTGAATATTGGTTTTCTTTAATAAAAATTGTTACAGTAATCATTTTTTTAGTGGCAGGATTTTTAATGATTTTTGGAATTATTGGTGGACAAGCAGTAGGGTTTAAAAATTTTACTGCAGGAGATGCTCCATTTCATGGAGGATTCATGGCGACACTCGGCATTTTTATGGCAGCTGGTTTTTCTTTTCAAGGTACAGAGCTATTAGGTGTAGCAGCAGGAGAAAGCGAAGATCCTAAGCGAAATATTCCTCGTGCAGCTCGTCAAATATTTTGGCGCATTTTATTATTTTACGTGCTATCTGTATTTGTCATTGGACTATTAATACCATATACAAATCATAATTTAGCCAGCGGCGATGTAGCTGTCAGCCCATTTACGCTAGTTTTTGATAAAGCGGGAATTGCTTTTGCAGCTTCTGTAATGAATGCCGTCATATTAACTGCGGTTTTATCTGCTGGTAATTCTGGAATGTACGCTTCAACCCGTATGTTATGGGACATGGCTCGTCAAGGAAAAGCTCCAAAGGCTTTTAGTAAATTAAATAAGAGAGGTGTACCTGTTAATGCTTTACTAATAACAGCGGCAGTTGGTACTTTAGCGTTTTTAGCCTCTCTTTATGGTGACGGAGTTGTTTATGTCTGGCTACTTAATGCTTCAGGAATGTCTGGTTTCATTGCCTGGCTTGGCATAGCTATTTGTCACTACCGATTCCGCAAAGCTTTTGTAGCACAAGGGAAGGATCTAAATGTTCTTCCATATAGAGCGAAATGGTTCCCGTTTGGTCCTTTATTTGCATTTGTTCTTTGTGGAATCGTAATACTTGGTCAAAATTACTCAGCATTTATGGGAAAAACGATTGATTGGAATGGTGTACTTGTTTCCTATATTGGATTGCCATTTTTCCTTGTTTTATGGCTTGGTTATAAGCTAATTAAAAGGACAAAAATTGTTCATCTTACTGAATGTGATTTAGAGAATTAA
- a CDS encoding YokU family protein — MTCQWCESANIVESTNTVYWELPDGTKAIEIKETPCVICQNCNITYQTEDTVGAIEEQLYLINTKLIEKTLSFQELIQQPRLLKKNYFDFSL, encoded by the coding sequence ATGACATGTCAGTGGTGTGAATCAGCTAACATAGTCGAATCAACAAATACGGTCTACTGGGAGCTTCCTGATGGAACGAAGGCAATTGAGATTAAAGAAACACCATGTGTTATATGCCAGAATTGTAATATAACTTATCAAACAGAAGATACAGTTGGTGCAATTGAGGAGCAATTATATTTAATTAATACGAAACTTATTGAAAAAACACTTTCATTTCAAGAGTTAATACAGCAACCACGTTTATTAAAGAAAAATTATTTTGATTTTTCCCTATAA
- a CDS encoding sigma 54-interacting transcriptional regulator: protein MNATIPTNQMISAILNSIDESIHAVDNNGMTIFYNQVAADHDGVSVEEVLGKHVLEAFPSLTKETSTLLKVLETRQAIIQQPQRYENIKGQYIDTVNTTIPIILDDQLIGAVEIAKDYSTIKSLGEKVLDLQARIKPQVKQGKAKQIHSYTISDILTDDPALMVVKNQVEKVANADSAVLVVGETGTGKELFVQSIHHCSSRSEAPFIAQNCAALPESLLESILFGTTKGSYTGAIDRAGLFELADCGSLFLDELNSMPLELQAKLLRVLEDGVVRRIGDQKTRKVNVRVIAAINESPLDCVQNGIMRPDLYYRLNVFSLFIPPLRERNYDIELLTSHFVEQFNERFSKNVRNVEHTVFKLFHQYNWPGNVRELKHTIEHAMIMAEGHTLTVKHLPIQLQQIKKSTETKGGVQPLRSAMQEMEISLIKQALLQTNANIQQAAALLEIPRQTLQYKIQKLNILV, encoded by the coding sequence ATGAACGCAACAATTCCAACTAATCAAATGATTAGTGCCATATTAAATAGTATCGATGAATCAATTCACGCAGTCGACAATAATGGAATGACTATATTTTATAATCAAGTTGCGGCTGACCATGATGGAGTTTCAGTTGAAGAGGTTCTAGGAAAGCATGTGCTAGAAGCTTTCCCTTCTTTAACAAAAGAAACAAGCACCCTACTGAAGGTACTAGAAACAAGGCAAGCGATTATTCAACAGCCCCAACGCTATGAGAATATTAAGGGCCAATACATTGATACAGTTAATACGACTATTCCTATTATTTTGGATGATCAGCTTATAGGTGCGGTTGAAATTGCAAAGGATTATTCCACCATTAAATCACTTGGAGAAAAAGTTTTAGATTTACAAGCGAGAATTAAACCGCAAGTTAAGCAAGGTAAAGCGAAACAAATTCATTCCTATACGATCTCAGATATATTAACGGATGATCCAGCTTTAATGGTGGTTAAAAATCAAGTTGAGAAGGTGGCAAATGCTGATTCTGCCGTACTTGTAGTCGGTGAAACTGGTACTGGAAAAGAACTTTTCGTCCAGTCAATTCACCACTGTTCAAGTAGAAGTGAAGCCCCTTTTATAGCTCAAAACTGTGCTGCGCTACCAGAATCATTACTAGAAAGTATATTATTTGGTACAACAAAAGGCAGTTATACGGGAGCTATCGATCGAGCGGGATTATTTGAACTAGCCGATTGCGGTAGCTTATTTTTAGATGAACTTAATTCCATGCCTTTAGAGCTCCAAGCCAAGCTACTAAGAGTTCTAGAGGATGGCGTAGTTCGCCGAATAGGTGATCAAAAGACTCGGAAAGTGAATGTGAGAGTAATCGCTGCAATTAATGAATCGCCGTTAGACTGCGTTCAAAATGGCATTATGCGACCGGATTTATATTATCGACTGAATGTATTTTCATTGTTCATCCCACCTTTAAGAGAAAGGAATTATGATATAGAATTACTGACATCCCATTTTGTCGAGCAATTTAATGAACGCTTCTCGAAGAACGTTCGTAATGTAGAGCATACGGTATTTAAATTATTTCACCAGTATAATTGGCCTGGGAATGTCCGTGAACTAAAGCATACGATTGAACATGCTATGATTATGGCGGAAGGGCATACGCTAACTGTTAAACATCTTCCAATACAATTGCAACAAATTAAGAAAAGTACTGAAACAAAAGGAGGAGTTCAGCCATTACGTTCGGCAATGCAGGAAATGGAAATTTCACTTATAAAACAAGCATTGTTGCAAACTAACGCTAATATTCAACAAGCTGCAGCACTTCTAGAAATACCTAGGCAGACTCTTCAGTATAAGATTCAAAAGTTAAATATTTTAGTATAA
- the ablA gene encoding lysine 2,3-aminomutase yields MVNAVYAPKRHWKEIELWKDVTDEQWNDWVWQLTNTIKSLDELKQIINLTPEEEDGVRIATKTIPLNITPYYASLMNPDDPRCPVRMQSVPISAEIHKTKYDLEDPLHEDEDSPVPGLTHRYPDRVLFLVTNQCSMYCRYCTRRRFSGQIGMGVPKKQLDAAINYISKTPQVRDVLISGGDGLLINDNILEYILKNLREIPHVEIIRIGTRAPVVFPQRITENLCNILKKYHPVWLNTHFNTSIEITEESKRACEMLANAGVPLGNQAVILAGINDSVPIMKKLMHDLVKIRVRPYYIYQCDLSEGIGHFRAPVSKGLEIMEGLRGHTSGYAVPTFVVDAPGGGGKIALQPNYLISQSADKVVLRNFEGVITTYPEPQNYVPGRAEAYFKEIYPNMEEKRSNAGIAGLMNETKFNLVPEGLQRMEARKTYTTNPEHASLKDKREKRDELKEKKFQAQLTKIQVSEKLVASAPTKGEAE; encoded by the coding sequence ATGGTAAATGCAGTCTATGCTCCAAAAAGACACTGGAAAGAAATTGAATTGTGGAAAGATGTAACAGATGAACAATGGAATGATTGGGTTTGGCAACTTACAAACACCATCAAATCATTGGATGAGTTAAAACAAATAATTAACCTCACGCCAGAAGAAGAAGATGGAGTAAGAATTGCGACAAAGACAATTCCACTAAATATTACTCCATATTATGCGTCATTAATGAATCCGGATGACCCACGTTGTCCTGTTCGTATGCAATCAGTTCCGATCTCTGCGGAGATTCATAAAACTAAGTATGATTTAGAAGACCCTCTTCATGAAGATGAAGATTCGCCAGTACCAGGATTAACACATCGTTATCCAGATCGCGTTTTATTTTTAGTAACAAATCAATGTTCAATGTACTGTCGTTATTGCACTAGACGTAGGTTTTCAGGGCAAATCGGAATGGGAGTGCCGAAGAAACAACTTGATGCTGCTATTAATTACATTAGCAAAACTCCTCAAGTGCGAGATGTCCTAATTTCAGGGGGAGACGGTCTTTTAATTAACGATAATATTTTAGAGTACATCTTAAAAAATTTACGAGAGATTCCACATGTGGAAATTATCCGTATCGGTACAAGAGCACCTGTAGTTTTCCCACAACGTATCACTGAAAACCTTTGTAACATTTTAAAGAAATATCATCCAGTTTGGCTAAATACTCACTTTAATACTTCAATTGAAATTACAGAGGAATCGAAACGAGCTTGCGAAATGCTAGCTAATGCTGGTGTACCGTTAGGAAATCAAGCTGTAATCTTGGCTGGAATTAATGACAGTGTACCAATCATGAAAAAACTAATGCATGATTTAGTTAAAATTCGAGTTCGTCCATATTATATTTATCAATGTGATTTATCAGAAGGAATTGGTCATTTCCGTGCTCCTGTATCAAAAGGATTAGAAATTATGGAAGGTCTAAGAGGCCATACTTCAGGATATGCAGTACCAACATTTGTAGTAGACGCTCCAGGTGGTGGAGGGAAAATTGCTCTCCAACCGAATTACTTAATTTCACAAAGTGCGGATAAAGTTGTACTTCGTAATTTTGAAGGTGTAATTACTACTTATCCAGAGCCACAAAATTATGTACCAGGTAGAGCAGAAGCATACTTTAAAGAAATTTATCCTAATATGGAAGAAAAACGTTCCAATGCAGGAATTGCAGGATTGATGAATGAAACAAAATTCAATCTTGTACCAGAAGGATTACAACGTATGGAAGCTCGTAAAACATATACGACAAACCCAGAGCATGCTTCTTTAAAAGATAAACGTGAAAAACGTGACGAATTAAAAGAAAAGAAATTTCAAGCACAGCTTACAAAAATTCAAGTTAGTGAAAAGCTAGTAGCGAGTGCACCCACAAAAGGTGAAGCTGAATGA
- the ablB gene encoding putative beta-lysine N-acetyltransferase has translation MKTKKYYETVKIKQENYYFEGALDHFNERIRVDYYLGNVSLLIERVEKLAKEYKYTKLIIKARSEHLYSFLQSGYMIESGLKGYFQGSDGYFVTKYASQDRRNSLYWAAGDDILDAVLKSDRSKEKVIPDEYVLRRAEKNDSKKLAKLYDQVFKVYPTPLNESTYVEKTMDEGTIYWIYEKEGKIVSAASAEIDFGQRNAELTNCATLEEHRKHGLMKELMKKLEQDLVSEAIYCSYTIARSLSYGMNAAFHQLGYMYTGRMTNNCYIFDKLEDMNVWVKDLSKVVS, from the coding sequence ATGAAAACGAAAAAGTATTATGAAACAGTAAAAATTAAACAAGAAAACTATTATTTTGAAGGTGCTTTAGATCACTTTAATGAAAGAATTCGAGTTGATTACTACTTAGGTAACGTGTCGTTATTAATAGAGAGAGTAGAAAAACTAGCAAAAGAATATAAATATACAAAGTTAATAATTAAAGCAAGAAGTGAACACTTATATTCCTTCTTACAATCAGGGTATATGATTGAATCTGGACTGAAGGGATATTTTCAAGGAAGTGATGGTTACTTTGTTACGAAATATGCTAGCCAGGACAGAAGAAACAGTCTATATTGGGCTGCTGGAGATGACATTTTAGATGCTGTCTTAAAAAGTGATCGATCAAAAGAAAAAGTAATTCCTGATGAGTATGTTTTACGAAGAGCTGAAAAAAATGACTCAAAAAAACTAGCAAAACTTTATGATCAAGTTTTTAAAGTATATCCAACACCTTTAAATGAATCGACTTATGTTGAAAAGACGATGGATGAAGGGACTATTTATTGGATTTACGAAAAAGAAGGGAAAATAGTGAGTGCAGCATCAGCTGAAATTGACTTCGGACAAAGAAATGCTGAGCTTACGAATTGTGCAACGCTTGAGGAGCATCGTAAGCATGGACTAATGAAGGAACTGATGAAGAAGCTAGAACAGGACTTAGTAAGCGAAGCTATTTATTGTTCATATACGATTGCGAGATCATTATCGTATGGAATGAATGCAGCCTTTCATCAATTAGGTTATATGTATACTGGAAGAATGACAAACAACTGCTATATTTTTGATAAATTAGAAGATATGAACGTTTGGGTGAAAGATCTTTCGAAAGTAGTCTCTTAA
- a CDS encoding Ig-like domain-containing protein, whose protein sequence is MKNQVLSVRKVLSASLVATLLATTSVGSSAYAASKKVYATRAVNTFESAGMPKKSSDEKRIASLESSAKKEVAKLGKNYRTLKGRLTNRIKNQHNKVVAYEVSEDKVEKNATNALKVFQSFEGKVTAKTTSSEVTAQYNTALKIINSLKYSDVKASYISKLNATKTKINAKIAGLQVASISKVNDITVYEGNKVTLPKTVEVKLVNGQKLTKSVVWNTNGVNFSKAGIYTITGTVTDVNKKVTVKVTVSAPVKVSNPTEFLQTQDFGYWEDAGEGRAAYNVGFKLNLAKLPYIKIKEIQISLVDKNGKTIASRTATGSQILKLQSDDQTYGGLDGQLSAAFTQRDAAATNEWWTSTAFDFSTPAKAVITIKDTENKLYSVENNNPTGIPTGPVANSESFVQTQDFGYWEDAGNGRPAYNVGFKLDLAKLPYNMIKEINVALVDQDGKTLAQRTATGNQIKQLQADDVTYGGLDGQLSAAFIQRDDAAANGWWTSSAYDFTEPTKAVITIKDKDNKIYLVENNNPTGIHTGPVANSESFVQPQDFGYWNNYDGKGNSAYNVGFKLDLSKLPYNMIKEIKIMLEDENGNSIATKTATGNQILKLQADDVTYGGLDGQLSTAFIKQEAAATSEWWTSSTYDFSVPKKVVIQITDKDQKKYVVENSNPTGVPVLE, encoded by the coding sequence GTGAAGAATCAAGTTCTATCTGTTCGAAAGGTTTTATCTGCTTCTCTTGTAGCGACATTATTAGCAACAACATCGGTGGGTTCATCTGCTTATGCAGCATCAAAAAAAGTTTACGCTACTAGAGCTGTAAATACTTTTGAAAGCGCTGGCATGCCTAAGAAATCATCTGATGAAAAAAGAATTGCATCATTAGAATCTTCGGCAAAAAAAGAAGTAGCAAAATTAGGGAAGAATTATCGTACTTTAAAAGGAAGATTAACGAATCGAATTAAGAATCAACATAATAAAGTAGTAGCTTATGAGGTTTCAGAAGATAAAGTAGAAAAAAATGCAACGAATGCACTTAAAGTATTCCAATCATTTGAAGGGAAAGTAACAGCTAAAACAACGAGTAGTGAAGTGACTGCTCAATATAACACAGCTTTAAAGATTATTAATAGCTTAAAATATTCAGATGTGAAAGCTTCATACATCTCAAAGCTAAATGCTACAAAAACTAAAATAAATGCAAAAATTGCTGGTTTACAAGTTGCTAGCATCAGTAAAGTTAATGACATTACAGTTTATGAAGGTAATAAAGTAACCCTTCCAAAAACAGTAGAAGTAAAACTAGTTAACGGCCAGAAATTAACTAAATCAGTTGTTTGGAACACAAATGGCGTAAACTTTAGTAAAGCTGGAATTTATACTATTACAGGTACTGTAACTGATGTTAATAAGAAGGTAACAGTGAAAGTGACCGTTTCTGCACCGGTTAAAGTTTCGAATCCTACAGAATTCTTACAAACACAAGATTTTGGCTATTGGGAAGATGCAGGTGAAGGTCGCGCAGCATATAATGTAGGATTTAAATTGAATTTAGCTAAATTACCATACATAAAAATTAAAGAAATTCAGATTTCATTAGTAGATAAAAACGGAAAAACGATAGCATCTAGAACGGCTACTGGAAGTCAAATTTTAAAATTACAATCAGATGATCAAACATATGGTGGACTTGATGGACAGTTAAGTGCAGCTTTTACCCAAAGAGACGCAGCAGCAACAAATGAATGGTGGACAAGTACGGCATTTGACTTCTCAACACCAGCTAAAGCAGTCATTACAATTAAGGATACAGAAAATAAGCTTTATTCAGTTGAAAACAACAATCCAACAGGAATACCTACAGGACCAGTAGCGAATTCAGAGAGCTTCGTTCAAACGCAAGACTTTGGCTATTGGGAAGATGCGGGTAATGGCCGCCCAGCATATAATGTGGGATTTAAGTTAGATTTAGCGAAACTACCATATAATATGATTAAAGAAATCAATGTAGCTTTAGTTGATCAAGACGGGAAAACTTTAGCGCAAAGAACGGCTACTGGAAATCAAATTAAACAATTACAAGCAGATGATGTAACATATGGTGGACTTGATGGACAGTTAAGTGCAGCGTTTATTCAAAGAGATGATGCAGCAGCAAACGGATGGTGGACAAGCTCAGCTTATGATTTTACAGAACCAACAAAAGCAGTGATTACAATAAAAGATAAAGATAATAAAATTTATTTAGTTGAAAATAACAATCCAACTGGAATACATACAGGACCAGTAGCGAATTCAGAAAGCTTCGTTCAACCACAAGATTTTGGTTATTGGAATAACTATGATGGAAAAGGTAATTCAGCATACAATGTAGGATTTAAACTAGATTTATCAAAATTACCATATAATATGATTAAAGAAATAAAAATTATGCTTGAAGATGAAAATGGTAATAGTATTGCGACTAAAACAGCAACAGGAAATCAAATTCTGAAGCTGCAAGCAGATGATGTAACATATGGTGGACTTGATGGACAATTAAGCACAGCGTTTATCAAGCAAGAGGCAGCAGCGACAAGTGAGTGGTGGACAAGTTCAA